The sequence CTGTACTTAAGTGCATGTGTCTACATGTTGGTTCCTCCCAAAAATCTGCTAATGGGTGTAATATCTGTTCTTACCCGTGTGTGTAAAATCTTCTGTGTCTGATTATTTGGCTTCTGTTTAAGGTGTGTTCCTATATTGTAACCAGAGTACAGTGTTGCTAAAGTTTAACAGGTACAGTTTAGGGTATAACTTATAGTTTAGAAACAAATCAGTGAGAGGGAACAAGGTCAATTGTGTGATCTTCAACCTTCTCCTTCTacataatttataattaaactATGTGAAAGTTAAAAGAACTAATTTGCTGCAGTTATATGCAAGTCCTGTTGTAAAGTGTCAAATTTTGTGGATATTCAAAGATTAATTGTCAAAAGCATTTAAGAAATGAATACTTGGTTTCCCTAGCTGCTGGAGTGTACATGAATCCACACTTGGTGTATCAATACATTGACATGTAAACAGTGGCCTTAGCTGTAATTGACATTAATATCAAAACATGTATGAGTGTAAAGGGGTACATATTGCTGTAATGATGATCCCCATGCGTGTCAACTGACTTCAGAGTCCCCTGTGCTCCTCTGCTGCTTCTCAGCGTTTTGTTGGGATGTGTGCAGGGCCACAGCACTCTGGAGGCATGATCAGACCTCATTGACCTGAACACAGCAGTGCCCCTTTATCATTGTTAATGTACCTTTTAGCTTTGTTAAAAGATCCACTGTTTTTACCAGTGGATCTAGTAATTTTAAGAAACATTTTAGTGTGTACTTATGGGTGTGTCTGGAGTCAGATCTCTTTTGTGCAATTCTAGTTGTGCAATACCCTTAAATATTTTTGATACATGTATAACTAATATTACTAGCTGTTAACAACAGTGGCATAAATCACTGGCTTAATAGACTAACGGGAGTAATGTTTTGTTCCAATAGGGCAACTGGAAGGAGATTGTTGACAGTTTCGATGACATGAACCTGCGTGAGAATCTTCTTAGGGGAATCTATGCCTATGGTTTTGAGAAACCTTCCGCCATCCAGCAGAGGGCTATTCTCCCTTGTATCAAGGGTATGTACGTGTTTGAAGCTGtctcttttttgcttttttggcTAACTTTATTACGCTGACATATGTCTTTCACCCATATCAACTGGGCAAGGCAGTGCCTATCAGTGGCAGATAGCTCTATATCTGGTAAGGGAAGAGAAAATGCAGCCCATATTCATCCCAGTCTACTCAGTACAATGAGCTAAAGACTGTTTCATGCTATGGGCACAGAATAAATGTGTTGTGTGTGAGTCTTTGGTTAGAGGTGGGTTTTTGTtaatttgtcttttttaattttagggTATGATGTCATTGCTCAGGCTCAGTCTGGCACAGGGAAGACGGCTACGTTTGCCATCTCCATCCTGCAGCAGATTGACGTTGAGCTGAAGGGAACCCAGGCTATGGTCCTGGCCCCCACCAGAGAGCTTGCCCAACAGGTAAAGatctaggttttttttttttattctgctcTGGTCCTTGTTTGTTACTGTTAAGACAGATAAGATTCAGATATTTTGTTTAGTGGGGAACATTTACAGTCCCTTATCAACTGGGCAAGGTGGTGTCTTGGTGGCACATTCCTATATCTGGTAAGGGAAGAACAAATGCAGCTCATGTTCATCCCAGTCTGCTCATACAATGAGTAAACGACTGTTTCATGGCATGAGTACATTTTTATGATCATCTGGGTTTAAGCTTTAAAATTCATAAACTTCTAATCTGATTAGTGAAGATCACATACCTGACTTATTTATCATGATGGCAAATAGGTTCATATTACAATTGGGTTTCATGAGTTTGCCTTATTTTGATTGGTTAATCATGGTTTTACAGTTTTGAATTAAACCTTATTACATTCCACCAGGGTTGGTTAAACATTCTTTTCTTTTGCCTGAGTAAAGCAAATATGATCTCCTTTAGACTAGATTTTtgattttatgatttttttttttttttctgaccttAGATCCAGAAGGTGGTCCTTGCTCTTGGAGACTACATGGGTGCTACCTGCCATGCCTGCATCGGTGGCACTAATGTCCGTAATGAGGTGCAGAAGCTGCAGGCTGATGTGCCTCACATAGTGGTTGGAACTCCAGGTCGTGTCTTTGACATGCTCAACCGTCGCTATCTCTGTAAgcattaatattaaaacatatgAGTGTAAAGGGGTACATATTGCTGTAATGATGATCCCCATGCGTGTCAACTGACTTTAGAGTCCCCTGTGCTCCTCTGCTGCTTCTCGGCGTTCTGTTGGGATGTGTGCAGGGCCACAGCACTCTGGAGGCATGATCAGACCTCACTAACCTGAACACAGCAGTGCCCCTTATCAGTGCTAATGTACTCTAGCTTTGTGTACCaattagggctgcacgatattggaaaaaactgacattgcgacactttttttttcttgcgattatattgtgatattaaaaaaatgtaggaattttcaccacattattaataatattaataatgcatgtatcttactctaaataaggggctcatctgtgaaaaagggtggtgcctacaagggatacaaaagattatgacaagctacatctttgtactcggttgaaactgagcattaaactaagaaagcttcaatatcacatgagggaattaacaggattgacaaaattggtcatttaatattttatttcacaatcaaaacctcttcaagtagtaaacattatttttaaaaaaactatacaaacaaaagagcagctatacaTACACCTGTTCCAAATCCGAGATTTCTTAGTTACTTAGATGCCTTAGTTACTAAGCACAATGCTGAGGCAGAACGAGTGAGACTcgaaagcgtccttagtgaagaaggcaatcccagaatacactgcggcatctcttctctcaaacgtaaataaataatttaatttttaacgagtgtttttctttgcacgtttgggcttgtcagcaaatgtaacagttttctgtacacgaatcgagatgttatattgacatgttagcgccgtcccacctcattccattggttttaatggcaagatgctaaacccGAAACCTGATGTAATCGGGCGCGTTCCAATAACCTGCCttctaagtcattgacttattaggatCCTCTCTACTGTGGCTGctgctgcctatgtaggtagtacagcaaggcagctcactaggttgttgaacacactggtagatgtgtcatggaaaatgagaacggtgtgaattttcgttttgtgtcaagcagcaaaaaagttttagcatgacgtatttgatttaatttgcattaagtaacatcgcacgtcctgcgatgtgactcgcgcatgcacacatcgcgatgtCGATGCTGAAACGAAATATCGTGCCGCCCTAGTACCAATAGTTTGTTTTAAGAGTCAAACGAATAGTGCTGTGTAATAAATACAGCttgtaaattaaatttaattgcATTAGTAGTCATGGTATGCATTGTTTTATGGCAGCTCCCAAGTACATCAAGATGTTTGCACTGGATGAGGCTGATGAGATGTTGAGCAGAGGCTTCAAGGACCAAATCTATGAGATTTTCCAGAAGCTGTCTACTGACATTCAGGTACTGCTTGTGGAGTTTTATGtaatgttataattattttataggcATAGCATTTGGAGAAAAGATTTTCTGATTTTCCAGTTTGGGAACTGAATACTgactttgcccattcttgcttggtACAAGGCCTCAGCTGTGGAACAGTTCATTGTCATTGTGTATTCTATTTATGATGTGCCTTATTTTCAATATGCAACATggctggactgcaggcaggcctgtCAAGAAGTctaaagccatgctgttgtagggTGTGCAGTATGAGTTTGGGGGCTCTGAAATGAGTTTGGGCCAAGAGAACTTGGTAGAGTTCATGTGTAAAATTATTATAAGGCTTTCTGGTTGCATTTATTGATGCGGTAGTCTAAGTAAAGAGTTTTCTGACATACTcctaagcccatgtggctacatTACCAAAGAAGTACTCATGACAATTGTAACAGTGCATAGCCTTTGTTAGAGCCTCATGTTACCCAACCTATTATCATTTCACCTGCTTATGTGGATGTTCTCAAAATAGAAATGGGATTTTTAACAAATCTTCTGTCCCAAGTTTGTGcagattttaaataatgtaatcaGGATTTTCTTAATGTGTTCCATATACACTAAATTACACCCAAAGATCCCTATATAATAATGAGACTGGATTGGTGTATTAAGTTATATGCAAGTATACAGtggcttgcaaaagtattcataccccttgaacttttccatattttgtcacattacaaccacaaacataaatatatttcactggaatttaatgtgaaagaccaacacaaagtggtatacaattgtgaagtggaacgaaagttatacatgattcaaaactgaaaagtgcggtgtgcaaaagtatccagcccccCTGAGTCAATACTTTGTGGAACCACCTTTtgctgcaattacagctgcaagtcttttaGGGTATGTCTCCACCAGCTTTGCACATCTAGTgactgacatttttgcccattcttctttgcaaaacagctcaagctcagtcagattagatggagagcgtttgtgaacagcagttttcagatcTTGCCACAAATTctcgattgggtttaggtctggactttgactgggccattctaacacatgaatatgttttgttttaaaccattccattgtagcccTGGCTTTATGTttagggtcattgtcctgctggaaggtgAACCTCCGCCCCAGTCTCAAGTCTTTTGAagactccaacaggttttcttccaagattgccctgtatttggctccatccatcttcccatcaacttTGACcaacttccctgtccctgctgaagagaagcagccccagagcatgatgctgccaccaccatatttgacagtggggatggtgtgttcagagtGATGTGCAGTGTTAATTCTCCGCCACACATAGCGTTTTGCATTTAGGCCAAAAAGttaaattttggtctcatctgaccaaagcTTCTTGTTCCACATGTTTGCTGTGTCCCCAACATGGCTTCTGGCAAACTGCAAATGGGACTTTTTAtggttttcttttaacaatggctttcttcttgccactcttccataaagaccACATTTGTGCAGTGCACGACTAATAGTTGTCCTGTGGACAGATTTCCCCCACCTGAGCTGTGGATCTCTGCATTTCGTCCAGAGTcaccatgggcctcttggctgcatctctgatcagtgctCTCCTTGTTCGGCCTGTAAGTTTAGGTGGACGGCCTTGTCTTGGTAGGTTTACATTTCCGGGTAATGGATTGAACAGTGCTCCGTGAGATGttcaaagcttgggaaatctttttatagcctaagcctgctttaaacttctccacaaccttATTCctgacctgtctggtgtgtACTTCGGACTTCATAATGCTGTTTACTCCCCAATATTCTCTAAACCAACCTCTGAGGCCGTCACGGAGCAGCTGTATTTGTACTGAGAttagattacacacaggtggactcTTTTTAGTCATTAGCAGTCATCAGGCAACTTCTGAATGCAATTGGTTGAGGGGCTGTTTTGCACAccgcacttttcagttttttatttgtaaaaaatgttttgaatcatgtataattttccttccacttcacaattgtataccactttgtgttggtctttcacattaaattccagtgaaatatttttatgtttgtggttgtaatgtgacaaaatatggaaaagttcaaggggaatgaatacttttgcaagccaCTGTATATATGCAAGCTTTATTTATTGATCCTGGCCAAAGATCCCTCTCCCCCCAGCTGTCCTTGCTGTGGAGGGAATAAAGTTCTTTGGTAAATTAATGTTGCTGCTCTCCACAGTGACTGGGTTTCTATCCCTCTGCACGACTATTAAGCAGTTAACATTTTAAGTGTCTTGATTGTGGGTGGCTTTTGGTGTACATTATGAAGAGATTTCAATtagatatgtttttttttctaggtCATTTTGTTGTCGGCCACCATGCCCCAAGAGGTGCTGGAAGTTACCACCAAGTTCATGCGTGAGCCAGTGAGAATCCTGGTCAAGAAAGAAGAGCTGACCCTGGAGGGTATTCGTCAGTTCTACATTAATGTGGAGAGAGAGGTAAAGATTTTAAATCCTGGTGGACCTGCATTCTAGTGCCTCCCTAAGATGCGGGTAGTTCAGTATGTGGTGTGTTAAATGTACTAAGTAGCATGAATGTCACTAGTAAGTGATATGATTTGAGACTGGGGTTTTACGTTTCAAATTCCTGTACACATAGGCTCCTACATctctatttatataattatatttaaaggTAGGCATTGGAATCCTCAAGTTAATGTTTCATTAGAATACCTTTACTAGATGTTAAAGTGGTATAATATTAAGTCTGGATTGGTGTAATAAGTTGTATGCCAGTATAGCTTCATTTATTGATCCTGGCCAAAGATCCCTCTCCCCCTAGCCATCCTTGCTGTGGTGGGAATAAAGTTCTTTGGTAGAGTATACCTGCTGCTCTCCACAGTGACTGGGTTTCTGTCCCTCTGCACGACTATTAAGCAGTTGACATTTACCTAGCAGGTCGTTTTAAGTACCTTCAGGTCTTGTTGCCTTAGTTATGCACATTTACCAGAAATGTCTTGGTCTGGACCTGCCCTCTTGTGGTTAGAATTTTAATCTCCCATATTACAGAATTTTGTAAGTGGTGTCACTTCATTGATCTGTGCTAAAACATGTTATTCAGGATGACTCATTTGGCACATGTAATAAGATTTGCCTTTGTTTCAGGAATGGAAGCTGGACACTCTGTGTGACTTGTATGAGACTTTGACCATCACTCAAGCCGTTATCTTCATTAACACTCGCCGTAAGGTGGACTGGCTGACTGAGAAGATGCATGCCAGAGACTTCACTGTCTCTGCTTTGGTgagtgaatttatttacaacattGAATTTATGCAACTGTGTTATTTGAATTGTAATAGTGACGTTTATCGATGTACCCTTATCAACTGGGCAAGGCCGTGTCTTAGTGGCACAGAGTTCTATATCTGGTAAGGGAAGAGTAAATGAAGCCCATATTCATCCCAGTCTACTCAGTACCGTGAGCTAATGACTGTTTCATGCTATGGGCACATTTATAGctcaactttttggaatgtttaGGATCGATTTCTCTCGACACTTTTACACATATCGAATTTATTAGTAATAAAATGTTGTCACACAATGTTGCACATTTAAGTGTCTTAAAGTTTTCTCTGACTCTATGCGTTGTTCTTACTCTTCCAGCATGGAGATATGGATCAGAAGGAAAGAGATTTGATTATGAAAGAGTTTCGCTCTGGCTCCAGTCGTGTCCTCATCACCACTGACCTGCTGGTAAGATTAGCATTCTTAGACCATATTGTACGTTTAATTAAATGACAGATATATTCCAGTATGTTTGTGTTGAAAGAATGCTATTAAGTCACTTGAGGCAGGTTAGCAGTTTACATGACCATAGCAGAGATTAAATTTCAGTTTTAATGTACACCTGAAAAGTTACGTGCAATATTTTCCATCTCATTCAGCACATGTTAATGCACAATTTGGTTTTGCTGAAGTCTGTTCCATGTAGAGGGTGTTCATAAATATTTCAGCAAGATTTTTGTGAGTTGTCTGCTTGATCAATAAGAAATGCATAAAACATATGTAAGGATACTGAGGTTTTCTTTTGATTTACTCTAGTTAGGATGGATTAGggcagctcagtgggtagcacggtctcctcacagcaagaaggttctgggtttgattcccaggtgaagatGAAATAACAGTTGTATAGGATACAATGTGATGTGTAGGACCCAAATTATTTAAGCAATTTCCTGTATGCTTCTTTTATATCGATTGCCATCTGCTTTTGCTTTGCAGGCTCGTGGCATTGATGTGCAGCAGGTTTCTCTGGTTATCAACTATGATCTGCCCACAAACAGAGAGAATTACATCCACAGGCAAGTATTATGCTTACCCATACTTCAGTTTGCAATTTGATGCAAGAGTTGTGGCTATTTGGCACCATTTCCAAGTGTAAAGGTAGAACTCTTGTAATTTCACTGTCAGGAAAACCCTTAATATGCTGACTGCAAGTCTGTAGCAAACTTTTCACATTACTGTGTAATGCTGTAATTTTTAAGAGGCGATCCTTGATTGCTATCAGAGTATATGACTACACAGATGGCCGATTTGTGTGAAATTGTGTAGCATGCCCCACAACTAGACTTTTTACTGCAATTCTGAGATTTAAAAAATGTGCGCTTCTGGCCTGTGGTAAAATTTAtggttttaattctttttagGATTGGACGAGGTGGCCGTTTCGGAAGGAAAGGTGTTGCTATCAACATGGTGACTGAAGATGACAAGCGTACACTTCGGGACATCGAGACTTTCTACAATACCACCGTGGAAGAGATGCCCATGAATGTGGCTGACTTGATCTAAAAAGCATTTGTCCACTCCTTCCTCTCCTCACTTCTCATTCCTTTAGTTCCTATGTTTCTGGACTCATACATGCTCGATTGTTTTTCCCCCTGTAAATCCATCATCTCCCAGATAATTTACACTGTTCATGGCAAGACATTATAAAATCTGCATTATGGGATTTCTCGCATGTTCTTTTTAGGATTTGAGATTAAATTTTGGAGTGAGTTTTGCAGTGAACAAGCTGTTCCATCCACATACATTTTACTGtattgtatatttgtatttaataactAAAGAGCTGAGCACCAAATGGTTGAAGTCGACctgtttatttgacttttttcCATTTTGCCATAAATTGTGGCTGCTCTATGTAAGAAGAAAAGCAGGATTGTGGAATTTTGCTAAATTTGATTTGGGTATATATCAGTGTAGCATACCCAGTATTAGGAGTGACTTGTGCTTGGAGAAAAAGAACAGCACCTGTCCCCTTGTTAGaaactgctaataaaataaatgtaacataaaacacaaacaatttttCACCTTTTTGTTGACTTGTATAGTGCCATTTTAcagtagcttttttttttttttttctaaatgcatTTCACTTCACTGGTGCCACAAGTCGCTAGGTGTAAGACGGGAGGTTACACCCTGTGTAGCTTATTGTATAGAATCAGTGTAAGTCCTTCTGTATTGAGGAGAGTTGCTCCAGTAACCTACCTCACCAAACTATATTGGAGGGGTCTTAAAGGACCAAACTACAAATGATTATGTAGAGATTCTAACGTTACTTTTTCTGTCTTGTGGAGTGGGTTTGGAAGTTTGGCTGTGCAGTTTACATTGCTCAGtgctgttttttaaatgaatttattaaaaaatgtgatAACCTTTTTCAGACAGAAGCCGTGTATTGAACTTTTTCTACATTGGATTCTgtatagtatttattttaattttctcaaataaaagtatttctttTTAATGAGTGAAAAATGTTTTCTTGGGCTCCTTCAAGGCACAAAACCCAGCTGTGGCCTATCAGCTTGTGATTAAGGTCTGTTTAATACAAATGTGCTCCTAATTAACCCAAGAATGCATTCAATTACTAACAGAAAAATGGGTTATAAACTACCAAAGCTACTGAAGGCAAACATTGTAAAATTCTTTACTTATGTGCTTACAAGATGGGTTTTACAGTTTGCTAAAAAAGTAGTGTAAAACTTAAGTGTAAATTAATTTGAGACCAATTAAGTGATACTCTTGGTGAAGAGATTTTTTTTATGTCGTGCTTAAAATCATTGTCGTCATCTCCAAGTTAGTGTCATCGTTACTTTGCATTAGAAAGCCTTCACAGACAGGGACAAGGAGAGAGGTTCAATTGCTGTAAATAAGGCTTTAGGGAACCCAAGAATGTCCAGCCAGTGCCAGTACTGTCTCTTAAAGAGGTTTCAGTTTTGGGGTTGGGTCACTATCAGTGCAAAGTTTGCTCAGGAATGGCAGCAGACAGGTGTGAGTGCATTTGCCTGCACAGTGAGGTGAAGGCTTTTTGGAGGATGTTCTGCTGTCAAGAAAGGCAGCAAAGAAGCCACTTCTCCAGGAAAAAACTCAAGGATAGACTGGCATTCTGCAGGAAGTACAGAGTTTTGACTGCAGAGGACTGGGGTAAAGTTATTTTCTCTGATAAACTGTTTAGGACATCTGGTAAATAATTGGTGAAAAGGTAAGTGCTACCATGAGTCCTGTGTCATGCCAACAGTAAAGCATCCTGAGACAATTCATGTGTGGGGCTGCTTCTCATTCAAGAGTGGGTGCGCAATTATGTCTTAAGAACACTGCCATGAAAAATGGTTTCAATACATCTTCCAAAAGCAACTTCGTCCAATGATCCAGGAGCAATCTGGTGATTGATGCTTTTTCCTCCCTGATGGAGCACCATGTCACAGGCAAAAGTGATAACTAAGTGGCTCGGtgaacaaaaaattacaattttggGTCCACTATCAGGAAACTTCTCAGATCTCAATCACATTGAGAACCTGTGGTCAATCTGCAAAAAGCGGGtggacaaacaaaaacacagaaattcCAAGCACTGATAAACTCCAAGCACTGATAAGGCAAGAATAGGATTTAGCCTACAAGCTGATGTCCAGCATGCCAGTGCGAATTGTAGAAGAGTTGGAAACAGAAGAGCATAAACTTTGTCAATTTGTCAATACAAGTTAAAAAACACATGGAATGCTTAGAATTGTACCTAAGTATACCATAAAAACAGCTGacaaaaagatttaaaaaaaattgaagCAGCAAACTTTGTGAAACCCAAAATTGATCAGACTCAAAGCTATCCCTAACATGCTAAGGAAGTGAGTTGTAAAAAAATGTCATTTGTTTATTGCTTGATAAAGTTATTTACTTAAGTTTCTAAAATTGAGGCTCCCTAAACACCACTTCTCAACAGCCTAAATTAGTAGTGTGAAGGTgaaattttaaacaaaagtaAGCATTAAGCTGCTAACTGAGAGCTGCTTTGTTCCAGAAAGGTCTGCCAAGTTAGGTGTCAACAAACGTAAAGGCTACTGGTTTGAGCACATTCTAGTGAACATGTGTGCGGACTGAGACGGAGCTCTTCAGTTTACTGGCAAAAAGACTTTGCAGTGGCGTGGGCTgtgatatacagtggggccaaaatgta is a genomic window of Trichomycterus rosablanca isolate fTriRos1 chromosome 4, fTriRos1.hap1, whole genome shotgun sequence containing:
- the eif4a1a gene encoding eukaryotic translation initiation factor 4A1A isoform X2 — protein: MGLRDNGPEGMEPDGVIEGNWKEIVDSFDDMNLRENLLRGIYAYGFEKPSAIQQRAILPCIKGYDVIAQAQSGTGKTATFAISILQQIDVELKGTQAMVLAPTRELAQQIQKVVLALGDYMGATCHACIGGTNVRNEVQKLQADVPHIVVGTPGRVFDMLNRRYLSPKYIKMFALDEADEMLSRGFKDQIYEIFQKLSTDIQVILLSATMPQEVLEVTTKFMREPVRILVKKEELTLEGIRQFYINVEREEWKLDTLCDLYETLTITQAVIFINTRRKVDWLTEKMHARDFTVSALHGDMDQKERDLIMKEFRSGSSRVLITTDLLARGIDVQQVSLVINYDLPTNRENYIHRIGRGGRFGRKGVAINMVTEDDKRTLRDIETFYNTTVEEMPMNVADLI
- the eif4a1a gene encoding eukaryotic translation initiation factor 4A1A isoform X1, whose product is MSAEHDHRLRDNGPEGMEPDGVIEGNWKEIVDSFDDMNLRENLLRGIYAYGFEKPSAIQQRAILPCIKGYDVIAQAQSGTGKTATFAISILQQIDVELKGTQAMVLAPTRELAQQIQKVVLALGDYMGATCHACIGGTNVRNEVQKLQADVPHIVVGTPGRVFDMLNRRYLSPKYIKMFALDEADEMLSRGFKDQIYEIFQKLSTDIQVILLSATMPQEVLEVTTKFMREPVRILVKKEELTLEGIRQFYINVEREEWKLDTLCDLYETLTITQAVIFINTRRKVDWLTEKMHARDFTVSALHGDMDQKERDLIMKEFRSGSSRVLITTDLLARGIDVQQVSLVINYDLPTNRENYIHRIGRGGRFGRKGVAINMVTEDDKRTLRDIETFYNTTVEEMPMNVADLI